GCGGCGGCATTCGCGAGCGACGGTGCGGCCATGCCGGTGAATTCGGCCGAGACGAAATTGGCGGCGGGAGCCGGTGCCGGTGGAGGCGCGGGCGGCAGCACGATGGGCGGGAATGCCTGGCCGCCATCACCACCACCGCCGCAGGCGGTTAGGAAGGCGAGGCCGCCCAGCGGGAGCATCGGGGCCGCGCCCAGGAGCTTGAGGGCGTGGCGGCGGGAGGCGACAGGCGCCTTGTTGGAATCAGTCATTGGTTTTCCGCAGATCGTGGGGTGGTTGCGGTGAGGCCGAAAGTCAGCCTCCCGTCAGAGCGTGGACCTTAAAAGGCGCTCATGACGGAACCGTGCATCGCGCATGACAGAGCGATGACACCAGGGCTTGCGAGCGCGACGTCCCGCAGGCTTCTTTCATCTCTGGAGCCGGCGCCCGTGGAACCGGCAAGGCCGGTCCACGGTGCGTCCTTTCTCCAGCGAAACGGCGCCGGTCTCAGAGACCGATCAGGCCGCCGTCGTTCTTCGTGATCACCACAGTCGCCGAACGCGGACGGGCATTGCCGCCTTCGGGCCAGTGGCTGCCGAACTTCGTCGGGTCGCCAATGCTCGCGGCCGACGTCGTCTCTCCCGGGTGCTGGATGTTGACGAACAGCGCACGCCCATCGCCCGATTCGGCGATGCCGGTGATCTCGCAGTCCTTCGGGCCGACCAGGAAGCGGCGCAGGCCGTCCGTGCCGGGCGCCTTGCCGACGAAGGTCGCCTGCGTGCCGGTGGTGCCGCCGTCCACGTTGGTGATGGTCTTCGCAGCACCGTCGCCGACCTTGCCAGGCAGTGCCGCGAGCAGCATGCAGTTGGTCACGTCGGTGTACTTGCCGTCGTCGGTCTCCAGCCACAGCAGGCCGGGGGCGGCCTCGCTGAACCACATGCCGTCGGGGCTGGAGAAGTCGTTGTCGGCACCCAGGGCCGACAGGTTCACGTCGGCCGACGCGGTGGAGCGCGCGCCGAAGAGATAGCAGTCCCAGGTGAAGGTCACGGCCGCCGGGTTACCGCCGGCGTCGGCGAAGCGAACGATGTGGCCGTTCGGGTTGCCCTTTTGCGCGGCGCCGTTCTTCGGGTCGTTGTACGAACGCGGGTTGGACGCGTCGGTGCCGCCGACCGGGCGTGCCGTGTTGTTGGTGAGGGTGAGGTACACCTCGCCGTTCTTCGGATTGACGGCCGTCCACTCCGGGCGGTCCATCTTCGTGGCGCCGGCCGCATCGGCGGCGTGGCGTGCGTTGATCACAACGTCGGCCGCGTCGGCGAATGCGTATTTGGCGTAGCCCGAAGTGATGTTGTTCACGCCCAGCTTCAGCTCGAGCCAGTTGCCCGTGCCGTCGGCATTGAACCTGGCGACATAGAGCTTGCCGTCGTCCATGTACTTGTCGCCGGCCGCGATGCCGCCGCCGATGTCGGCTGCGTCCCAGGCCTTGGTGGAGACGAACTTGTAGAGGTACTCGTTCTGCGAGTCGTCGCCCATGTACCAGACCAGCGGCTTGCCGACCACGACCGAGCCGAGGCAGGCGCCTTCATGGCCGAAGCGACCGAGCGCGGTGCGCTTCTTGGGCGTGCTGGCGGGCGTGAACGGATCGATCTCGACCACCCAGCCGTACGTGTTGGAGCCGTTGCGGAAGTCGTCGGTCGCGGTGGCGCCGATGACTTCGGTGTTCCAGCGGCCATAGAGGTTGTCGGCCGTGTCGGGCGTGACGGTGGCCCAGAGTTCGCGGCCGGTGCTGGCCACGCCGTAGCGGTTGAAGCTCGCGATTTCCTTGGCGGTGCGCTTGGGGTCGTCGGTGGCCTTGATGCGGCGGAAGTAGCCGGCCCAGTTCTCCTCGCAGGTCAGGTACGTGCCCCAGGGCGTGGTGCCGTTGGCGCAGTTGTTGAGCGTGCCGCGGGTCTTGCTGCCGTCGGTCGAGTACTTGGTCTTCAGGTACTCGGTTTTCGCGGCGGGGCCGGAGAACGTCATCTCGGTCAGCGTGTGGACGCGGCGGTTGAAGCTCGAGGCCTGCTTGTAGCTCCAGGCGTTGCCGGTCTTGTTGACCTCGATCACGCTCACGCCGTGCAGGTAGAACTCGCGCAGCACTTCGTCGGCGACGGTACGGGCACCGCCCACCACCGTCTGGCCGGTGGGATGCAGGAACAGCGGCGTGATGGCTTCGTGGTTCATCACAAGCAGGCCGCGCGACGCACCGGCCGGGTCCCACTTGTTCGAGCCGTTCATGCCGAAGAAGGTCATGCCGTCGTGGTGGTCGCCGGCGCGGCGGTCGTAGGTGGCGGCATCGTCGGTGCCGTCGTTCTTGTAGGCGGCGACACCCGAGGCGATCGGGTCGCCCAGGCGATACAGCACGCTGGCGGTATAGCCGGCGGGAACGCTCACCACGTCGTCCAGGCTCTTGGCCACGGCATTGAAGTTGAGCTTGAGCGGTGCGGCCGGTGCCGGTGGCGGAGCGGGAGGCGCGGGCGCCGGTGCGGGCGGCAGGATCGGGAAGGAGACGCTGCTGTCACTGCCGCCGCCGCAAGCCTGCAGCAGCGCCGTGCCGGCCGTGCCGA
This region of Variovorax sp. RKNM96 genomic DNA includes:
- a CDS encoding PhoX family phosphatase; this encodes MTANTRSDESGIDLDDIGTNPTANPSFTDLIASRLSRRHLFGLGVGTAGTALLQACGGGSDSSVSFPILPPAPAPAPPAPPPAPAAPLKLNFNAVAKSLDDVVSVPAGYTASVLYRLGDPIASGVAAYKNDGTDDAATYDRRAGDHHDGMTFFGMNGSNKWDPAGASRGLLVMNHEAITPLFLHPTGQTVVGGARTVADEVLREFYLHGVSVIEVNKTGNAWSYKQASSFNRRVHTLTEMTFSGPAAKTEYLKTKYSTDGSKTRGTLNNCANGTTPWGTYLTCEENWAGYFRRIKATDDPKRTAKEIASFNRYGVASTGRELWATVTPDTADNLYGRWNTEVIGATATDDFRNGSNTYGWVVEIDPFTPASTPKKRTALGRFGHEGACLGSVVVGKPLVWYMGDDSQNEYLYKFVSTKAWDAADIGGGIAAGDKYMDDGKLYVARFNADGTGNWLELKLGVNNITSGYAKYAFADAADVVINARHAADAAGATKMDRPEWTAVNPKNGEVYLTLTNNTARPVGGTDASNPRSYNDPKNGAAQKGNPNGHIVRFADAGGNPAAVTFTWDCYLFGARSTASADVNLSALGADNDFSSPDGMWFSEAAPGLLWLETDDGKYTDVTNCMLLAALPGKVGDGAAKTITNVDGGTTGTQATFVGKAPGTDGLRRFLVGPKDCEITGIAESGDGRALFVNIQHPGETTSAASIGDPTKFGSHWPEGGNARPRSATVVITKNDGGLIGL